The DNA window aaaacttttgttagaagaaaaaaaataaagaaagaagccaaaaaaaatcccgaaaggcataaaaaacagctaaaaaaataagacaatttaaaaaaaaaaaaacaaaaaacggatcagtgttttactgtggactgcactgtgcagtccacagtaaaacactgatccgttttcgtatatgttacaattaattaaaaagaaaagaaaaaaaatttgggttaactcgtcaaatcaggttaacccgtcaaacccgggatccgtgttatgaaaatttgataactaaataaaaaaattaacattaacaaactaaattaaacaaaaaaatttcattaaaagaaaaatacacaaagaaaaaagcaaaaaaaaaaaccataaaggcaatagaaaaccaaaaaaaaataaaaaataaaaacaaaaaaaatgggaaaaaaataaaaacaaaaaaaaacgaaaaaaaaaataaaaaacagctcATCTTTTActatggactgcactgtgcaatccacagtaaaagactgatcccttttagttttttcataatataaataCTTGTGCGTGTGCACTTTCATACAAGAAAGCCCAGCAAAcaagaaactaaaaggaaaggCTTGGACTCAGGCTGAAAGGAAGCCTTCTTGTCGGCTTGGCCCAATATTTGGCAGGGAGGAATAAGGGTGCTACTTGACTGGCATCGTTATTAATTATGTTAGGCTATAGGCTTATAGCTAGAGGTCTTCAttaagacaaagaaaaagaggacTTTAAAATCTATGTTGTTTTACATTACTGCTATCCTCCAGTTGTCTTCCTTCTGTTGGTCAGAAGATTCGAAACATAAGCGAACAGGGAATCGATTCCTTTCTAGGAAGGAGACTTTGCTTCCAATGTTTCCACACGTTCAATTTGCATGTCCTTGTGGGTGAAGAAAGTTCAGACTTTTTACACAGGTCTCGTCTAAAGGTCTCGGAGAAAGCTATCCTTGTCCTTCTTTACAGCAAGATATACCTGTCTAAAGGGAAATGATTTCCTCCAAACATCACCAAGGACACAAAGACGCCTCCATGCAAGGCCTAATCAAGCTCCTGACTTGAACTGCAAGACAATCAATCTCAAATGTGAAGAATTCTTTCTTCATTACATGCCTTTGGGCTTTCTTGTATTACTACCCCATTATTTGTAACACAGTGAAGACAACAGGAATTAgccaaaaaacttaaaattaaaaccagTTACCAATACTAAAAACCAGACATGGAGTCGTCTAGTCCTTATCCCGTAGGCTCACCAGAGATTGTGGTCTTCGACTTGGAAACAACGGTGCCCAATAGAGCCGGACAACGGTTCCGGGTACTGGAGTTTGGTGCAATAACAGTTTGTCCACGGAAACTTGTTGAGCTAGATAGCTATAGTACCCTCATAAGACCTAAGGACTTGTCTGCTGTTGCATTGAAGTCTGGTCGATGTGATGGAATAACTCGTGGAGCTGTTTCAAATGCACCTGCATTCGAGGAAGTTGCTGAtaaaatttttagtattttgaatGGTAGAATTTGGGCAGGACATAACATCCAAAGATTTGACTGTGTCCGGATTAAGGAGGCATTTGCAGAGATTGGTAAGCCGGCGCCAGTTCCTGCTGGAATGATTGATTCTTTAGGAGTCCTGACTGAAAGATTCGGCAGAAGAGCCGGTAACATGAAGGTATGCATCTATGCATCAATATTTGAACCATTTTCCATTCATATATAACATGCATTACCCTGTAAATTTTTGGTGCAATCATATGATCTATAGCCTGACATCATTCACAAAATTCCATGATGTTTTCTATAGCCTGACACGGTTCTCTTATGTTTAGATGGCAACTTTAGCTGCTTATTTTGGACTCGGCAAGCAAAAACACAGGTATAAATTCTGGTCTAAACCAGAACCATGTGTGCTTGATATTTTTCTCTGGTATTATATGAAACCTGTAATCATGGTTTTACAACTGCACTAAACAGGAGTCTCGATGACGTTCGTATGAACTTAGAGGTCTTGAAGCATTGCGCTACGGTTTTATTCCTGGTAATCTCTAACATCTTCATCATCACATCCGATTTTATCACACATTTTGTCATTATTTACGCAAGGTTCATGATTGTTttgaaatcataattaattaacatttcgGAGTCCTCAATGGATTAAGGAATCATGCCTTCCAAGCGTTTCGAATGCCAAATGGTGCAACCCTTCAACAATAGTAACTCGAAGCAGAAGTAATGGAAAACTGCCGTGTAGGGAAGAAAATAGCCGAAAATCACCTCCAACTACTCTTGGATAGCAAAGAGCAGTTCCCTATATATACAAGTCTGGGAAAGGTTTAAGTTGTTCATTGCTTGTAATGTTCAATATTGGCAATCTATAATGTCAAATACAAGCTACTAATGACAATGAATTGCATGAAAAACAGATGGCAGTACTAGGAGTGAAGGATTTGGCGTGTAAGGCCCAAGAGACCAAATCTTCACAACTTACTCAAGCATTCTCATTCTCTGCTGAGATGAGCAAAGAAACAAGGCTCCCACCGCTCATTTTGCATCGCCTTCTTTGTGTTGATAAAGATGGATGCATCAAGAGAGGATCACAAGATGTTAGCTTACCAATAATGATGGATAGATCTTCATGAATCTACCAATGGACAAAACATGCTGTTAACATATTTGGTTCATCTTGTTTTTCACAGATAGCTTGAAATTGGGGGTGTGTAAATTATGTCAAGATGCCTAATGGCGTTAAGATTCAGATTGGAAGAGCATTAATTTAATCTTTGTAACTAAGATTATTTGTTCATCCTTGAATTAATTAaccgatttattttttatttttaaaaaagatttgtttatttttcaggcCAGACAGTTAATTGTGTCTAGGATACAAACAGTAACATAGAAATGGGAATGTCGTGGCTACAAGAAAATCCAAAAGTGTCCACAAATGGACTCACCTGATCAATAATCTTGAGCTTTTGGCCTGGATGTGTGTGTAACTCTCAGTACTCCTAAAATCGTAGTAGAGCTTGATTGATCCTAACTCTCAGACCTCTAGTCATGGCATGTCTGTTTCACCAACTCTATGTGGCAATATTGAATTCTGAATGGGAGACTACACTTggattatataatataaaaggaCTCATTCTTCCCCTCATTTTTTTGAGTGGATACTGGATGGATTTTTCCAACACAACCAAAGTGGAAAATAAGTGCTATCATTACCTTCAGATCCTGAGATACAATGAATCTAGACAATTCTGGGTAAAATAGCAATTTTTTGTAATAGTGTTCAGTTACTGTATCATATGTatagataaaaaagaagaagataatggtgaaaaatatatatttagttgaagagatatagaatataaataaaaataaatatgttattaaaataatttttataggaATTTTTTGTACTTTCAAAAGTATTGTTTATGtaaataatatgtattattttttatctataaaatatccatttaaaatacttttaatttcaaaattgtttaactaatggttattattatagttttaaaactaaacCCGCTCACAAGTCGAGAGGgtcaacctaattttttatttaaacaatcaaaataatgtcgttttgacaaaaacaaatctcaGTAAAAAGATCAACGGGTTTTTAACCCTGGTTTTTACCAAGTTTTATCTTGGATTGAACAAGTCAGatcgagtcaattttttttttaatttttttttaaacccagACTAGTTCATGTCCTGAGTCGACTGAGTATCGGGTCAACTCGTCAGacttatttaggttttttaacaAGAATTATTAcactattattaattaatctaacaCTTTCATAGAAACTAAAgtaaattaatatcttattatttttttaatatgtaagctttatagtaataaaataatttgtttttatattttattttgtcttgtcCATCACaactaaataatatataaaaataatcattctattttctatatcattatcaaacataattttatttcaattttctattttttttcttctttatttttattatcacagAATATTAACAATCGTTACTTTAAAAACTAGAgaagcaaaaataattaaatcatatcGAAACGTGCAACGGACTCTGAGAAAAGGGAGTGGGAATCAGAAAAAGGATGATATTGGctgcaaaagaaaaaggtagCAACACTTTTCaatacataaaattattattactagtaAGCATCAACTAATCACCACTTAAATGTTGAGATTCAATGAATGTgaacaattttggaaaaaagcAACGtgtttatttcaattaacacGCAGAGTTGACATAattagttaataattaattatcaatgatTTTAGGTCTTctgaaaataaagataaagataaagataaagatgTGTGCctttagatttctaaatttataaacttTATGGAAATATATAGTATTTAGTTACTATTCTaagaatgaatgaaaaaaaaaacataaaaataaatatatttcttgaaCAATATAGAGTGAATTTTTATACTGTCAAAACATGAGGTATATAAAAGACATGTTTCGagatacaatatatatattgtatctCGAAACAATATCATcgtaaaaaacttttaatttaaaaattattcaattgagatatgtaaagaaaaaaataattattattatagttttaaaacccaactcagGAACTGATCCAGGGCAAGACCCGGGTCACGAGTCAAGAGGGTCAATCAGGGTTGGTTCTAGTCAACGTAAGAATAAAAGTggatattatcatatttttaagacGCAACTAGGAGGTCTACCCAGGGTAAGACTTGGATCACGGGTCGGGTTGCCATTGACTTAGGTACCTGACTTGTGACTCAGTTTAATGTAAGGATCAACgtggttattattatagttttaaaacttaactcGAAGGTGAACCCATACCAAGGCTCTGGTCACGAGTTGAGAAGGTCAAACTAAATTGACCTGGttcaatgtaaaaataaaagtggttattatcatagtttttaaacttgacTAAATGATGGATCTAAGGTAAGGCTCGAGTTAGGGGCCGAGAGGATTAACCCGAACtgacacaatttttttaaacaaccaaagcaatcttttttttatcagaaaaaattacaaagaaagtCAACGAGCTTTTGACTTGGGTTTTTGGCAtcgtttctctatttttttaacctgaACTGGTCTAGGTTTAGGTCAACCTATCAGGCCAATCtgagttttataattagatttattataatattattaattttaacactaaatataaactaaaatacaaaaaataatatctaactatatatatatatatatatatatatatatatatatatatatatttgacagTAATAGTGTACaaggtaaaataatttttttatataatttattatattttgtttacgCTAAccaaatataatacaaaaataattattttatcttatacactattatcaaacacattaaatgcTAAGAGATATTCTAAGCATTtgttataaaaaactaaaaaaatcaaacatagaataaataatataaaaagaaaaaagagaggaaagagtAGTCAAAGTTAGCTAACATAGGCAGATTGTTTGGACTTAACAGTCAGGTAATTAAGAACAAAttatgtataaaataattaaaatatcacagttttttttttttgttttttacaattgcAGCAACATTTAAATACAATCaaaacactaaataaaataaatacttgctcttaaaaataactaaatcttAGCAGCATTACTTAAATAAACTATTAAAACAaccttaattatataaaatctaCTGCAATTCTAGCTTCTACATCATTCTTGAATTGGAAGAAACTTATTCTCAATTTACAGTCGTTATTGCCTTAATTATAAAAGTACTGACCAATTAAAAATtaccaatcctttttttttctctttaaatacaCATCAATAAAGATTAgtagttttatttaatgtttagCATGACAAACTTGTACTTGCTATTCATTCCTTCAGTTTTTGTCTCGTACATTAAGTTGTATATTACATCTTTATATTATCAACATGCACAACCATAatataatctatataaaaatttatttttgtacttgTACCAAGCAAGTAATCAAAGGATCTTCATAATTGCACTTGAAGTCGTGGCCTAGCGGGGGAAGGGACTTGTTTCCTTCCTCTGCACCCGGGTTCGATCCTCTTTGTGCATGCCTATTActcccgcggtgccttacctgtctattgggcttgcagggtgttcaatGGGCCCGGGAATTAGTCATAGTGCGCGTAAGTTGGCTCAGACACCCTcggttatcaaaaaaaaaaaagaatcttcaTAATTTAAGCCAATAAAttccttttctaaaaaaaaactacaatgatATAACCTTGATATTCAATTGCTTGTTTTTCATGGATGTTGCTACCATCATCTTTGTTCGCCTCATCAAGTACATCATCACAATAAACATTATAGCTGAACATGCCAATCTATATTTATCTCAAAGTGGTAAACTTAACCATTCCATACACTTCTTTTTTCTCAGCAAATAGTATTTGTTGTCTCTAACTCTCTTTCATCATTGGTGTAGTGTTGTTTCCCTCTTTCCATCCACCTTACACCGTGTGTATTTCTTATGCCATATTAATTcattaacttattattattgtgtgtgtgtgtatgtgtcaTTGAGCATTACTGTTTTGTATAGctcattataataataaatgtttttcttttaatttttaaatgtatgcCAATCATTTTCCTTAGAGAAGATTCTGTTTTTAATAAGTCctgagaattttatatatatatataaaaaaaaaagcgagTAAAACCCATTAAGCACCACACCAAATAAAggctaaaacaaaataataaatagtggGAAGCCCACCACTACACCACACTACACTCCAATCAgcccgagaaaaaaaaaacaataaactacTACAGCCATGATCCCCCAGGACAACAGCATGTTACATAAACAATAAAACTCAAACTCGTGTTGTGGGATAAcgcattgattaattaattataaaactccTCTCCGCACTAATTTGATGAACATTGAACAAAAAGGAAAACTAAACCAATTGATTTCATTGAAGCACAATCGATCATACACCACTTACTCTAAGAATCCGAATTAATTGTAATGGTGggacaaatagaaaaaataccAGCCATTAATCACAAGAATCAGAAACTTCTGCCTGCCGGATTTTATGCCATCAGAAGCATCATTTCGTTATTATATGTGTTATCTCTACGGCTGGTGGATCAAGCCCCGGAGCTGTCCGATACCGGTCCTCAAGCACGTATAATATTCAGGAAGACCAGTCCTTACTTTTCCTTAACGAAGTTGGCAATTGCGAATCACGGATTATCAAGAAAGGAGGAGCCTTAAGAGCCACAGGAtcaattgattaaaatattGATCAGTATAACAGAACATATCTTACAATAACTTCTGTGCATGGCTTAGTTGAGATTATGTTTATCCTCACCAAGATACCATCATCACTGCAACTCAACAGAAGAAGCTCGAATCAAGCTACCTTTCTTCCTTCCTCTTTTGTTCATTCACAGattaataaaagaagaaaagagaaatgtttAAGTGGTCTAGAGTGTAGCTGACAGTGCTCCATCCCTGAAAGTGAAATCCATCTACATTACGATTGATGCCAGGCACAAAATACTGTATCCCTTGACTGTTTTTCCCACACGCAGTGTCATGATATGTGACATTAGTTAATGTGGTAGGGTATACGTTATGGCAATGATCAGAGTGACTCGAATTTTTCTTGAGAAATCTCTTTTTGTGAGTATGATCAAGGCATGAAATCCACTCCTCAGTTTCAATGCAATATTGTCCACAAAGGTTGGATATATATACTCCATTCATTAATAAATGTTTCAGAAGCAGGCACAGGAAATTCTTGATGTGATCCTTCaagtgcatgtgtgtgtgtgagagagagacctaatctttctttgtttgttctTATCGATAGTAAGCGAATTAGCTAAGTGTTAATATACAAGTATTGCATCCATTAAATTGATTGACATACAAAGaacaaatctttaaaaaaaaaaaaatcagcaattgCCATATTCTTAATGTTTTTGTAAAGGGTACGGCtatagaatctttttttttaaaaaaaaaactatagaatcTATCCATTGATTGACAATTGCCATATTCTTAATGTCTTTGTAAAGGGTACGGCTACAGAACATGGATCAGCAACCTCGGATTTTTCACTTGTTAATTACTATGTTCATATCGTTAGATTTCTAACCTAACTGTCAACTGGGGTGgctgtttttaaaataactatatatttttaaataaaatgatttcatGTAAACACAATTAGTAATTTCATAGTATCATGAaatttacgttttaaaaatattttaaaaaaaaatgattttttattttaaattaattttgtatgtttttaaattattttgatatatatttgatataaaaataatttttaaaaaataaaaaatattattttaatatatttctaaacaaaaatacaCTTTAACAAACAATcactatcacaatatcaaattcCCTTTAAAAAcccaaatcaaataaaagttGTCACGGTGAAAAAGAGAACTCGAGCCGTTATAAGAGTAAGagtataaaattattgatagaAACATACATATTACACAGGTTATGGTTTATATTACATTTCTTTCTTACATAAAATCACAACTAATTAACTACTTTCACAATCACCTTTGCTGCTACCTCCGCCGTGGACTTCCACTTTTGAGCCCTAGCTAGGATTAGGTAGAGGAGATGAAAGcttcattttattatatgtcCCAGTAACACAGACACAGGGGACTAGATCACACTCACACAAGATAAAAGAAAGCAGAATTGGAAGCCACATGCTTAAACAGCAGCCATTTTGGCGCCCAGACATGCATCCACAGCTTCTCCGATTGTCAAGAAGACCCTTCCTCCTATTTTGGTCACAACGTTGGCTACCCTTAGCTTATGAATCACTTGCCACTTAGGGTTTGTTATGGCTAGCTGAGAGACAAAACCGTTCATGATAAGAGAATTTGCATCGCCAAAATACATATACATTCATAGTATAGGACACAGTCACTGTATTACCTCCATTCCACTCGAGGCAAGATTCTTGTGCAATTCCACCAAAGAAGTGATTCCAGATACATCAATGTTCATTAAATCTGCAACACAGAAaacgagtttgaaaaaaaaaaattatcagagaGGAAAAACTTTTGATACAGTCCGTAACTAACACGAACCCATCCTTGATTTTTCCGTAAACACTTACTGGACATGTCAAGAATCACAACTTGAATAGTCCTTTTCCCTTTACTGCCCTCTTCCTCTTCAGTTGCCAATTTCATTATCCTTCAACAGCAgattagaaaatgaaaaggaatagAGCTTAGTTCATTATTGTATACTGTATATGTTATGAATAATTAATGAACATTATAGCATATCAAGTCCTTACTTTTCTTTGACAAAGTTTGCATTTGCAAAACAAAGCAAACCAGACTTAACACGGATTATGAGGACCTGAGGATTCTTAGCAGCCATAGGGTATTGATCAACATCACAGAATATATCAGTTTCAGGGAGTCTTCCAAGTACTTCCGCGCCTGGTCtaattgagattataataatCTTCACAAAAGATATTGTCACCTGAAACTCAACATAACCGTTCAAATTAAGTGAAAATTTATCtcatcaaatataaaatcagaaaaaaatttaaatggtcTGGATGCAGCTGACTTTTTTAAATTCCTCATAATATATAACTTATAATCCGTTTGTGtttgtatttaaattgtttcttgataatatataaatataataaaataatattttatttattttttaaaatttattttgaaattaatatatcaaaacgatttaaaaattattaaaacataatagtacaaaacaattttaaataaaaaaaataacaaaacgaGGGTTCAGGCACGACGGACCCTTGCTTCATACATACGCACTGTACACAGTCACTGTTTTTGCCACACATCCACTGGCAAGATACATGACACTTAGTCAACTTGGTGGGGTATATGTAATTGTAATGCCAATGAATCAGTCAAATTTTGGTACTTTATTGGTCTGAGATCGTTTGGCCTTTCCAcaaatttcttttgttaattatgaGCTCCACGAAATCCACTTCTCAGTTTCCATCAAGTATCTAATGTTGTCCGCAAAGGttggatatatatatgatctattcatttataatttttaaaaaatttcttgtatGAGGAAGCACGAAAATTCTAGATATGATCCTTCAAGtgcataaactatatgaagttGACATACACAGTACTCAGGCCTAATCCTACAACTTGCAGTAAattaccaggaaaaaaaaaaaggaaagaagaaagacTTTAGATAAAATCTAATATTTCTAAGCTTTCCATGCATTCTTAGTTtcatgaaacaaaaagaaaaagaatttattgaaacaatttttattgtattgacATGCATTTATTATCTTTATGTATATGTATGCCCGGGAAGTAAAAAGCAGAAACTAATGTTACCGCAGCTAGTAGACCAATCTCCACGGAAGCAAATAAGACCCCAATGAAGGCCCCAGCGCAAGCAAGGAAATCCAGCTTATCAATTTTCCAGATATTGTATGCTTCATGAAGGTCAACGAGTCCAGGTAAAGCAGAAAGAATGATTGCAGCAAGGATTGCAATGGGAGTGTAATACAATAGCCTTGTGAACAATTCCAAGGATATGATCACTGTAATGGCCATCACAATATTTGACATAGCAGTTTCACAACCAGCACTAAAATTGACAGCACTGCGCGAGAACGAACCTACATAGTTTGATGGTTAATTaatacatgcaagaaaattaataaatgtaaGAAAATGGGTTGTTAGATATATCCTACATAAAGTCTTGGAAGAATCTCTCACCAGTTGCAACATAGCAAGAAGTGAAAGATCCCAAAATGTTCATAAATCCCATGGCAACCATTTCTTGGTTTCCATTGATGTGGTATCCTTTTATGGATGCAAAAGACCTGCCTACTGCAATTGCTTCCTGCATTTGGCATAACAGCAGAATGGAATGGAAAGTGAGCAATGTTGATTGATTTAGTACTTCTCATGAAAATTAGAGTTGAATTGTTTGAAACCTACAGTGAGTGCGACGACAGCGACTATAAGCCCAATTTTAGCCACTTCTCCGATGTGTGGGTTATTGAACTGTAACTGATGGACTGAGCTTGGGTTTAAGCCccttttaatgtgttttataaTCATTACCCCATGTTTATCTGCTCTTGTCAGGTAAACTAGAAGAGTTGATAAAACAACTGATATCAAAGGAGCAATTGCTGGCAGCCAGAAGAGCTTCCTGTTCCTTCTACCCTGAGAGAATCACGAATCTATCATCCTTAATTAAATGACTTTAATAACGGCAGAAAGAAATTTCTCATATTCCTAATCAGGTTTAAGTTATTGCTATTAGGACTTACCACAAATCTGGTTATTAGAATAAAAGTTAAGAATGAGCATCCGAGTATAAAATTATGGGGATTCCACTGTGATCAAGATAGAAAAACGAAGGATAAGTTGGCATTTCTACGGCAATATATGTAATCGAGTGAATTAATAGGCTGACTGAGGAGAAAATCTAGGGACAGTAACATACAGAATGATGAACTGCTCTCCAAATAGCTTCCATTACAGAGATAACATCAGTCTTATTTGTGAAATGAGTAATCCCAAGTAGCCCTTTCATTTGTTGAAGACCGATGACAATGGCTGCCCCTGCTACAAACCCAACAATTGCAGCATGGGAGAGAAAATCCACAAGGAAACCCAACCTGCGAATTCCAATAAGGAAAACTAAGCAGCATAAGTACTATAAAGGTTGAAATAACACTAACTAGcaaaaaatacacttttgaaCGAACCACCTGAATAGTCCAAATGCTGCTTGGAAAATTCCTGCAAAAAAGGTTGTTGTAAGAACAAGATTTCTGTAGAGAATTGGATTAGCCTCAGGATCTTCTAGTTTCGGAATCATCGAAGACAAGAGCAGTGAAACCACAGCCACTGGCCCAATTGCTATGTCTCTTGAAGTTCCCATTACAGCATAAATGAGAGGCGGGATAACACTTGTATCTGAAAACGAAAATCAAATTCACACACAcagtttaattaaatcaaagataGCTAGCTAGCCTCAACAGAAGTTCAGTAAGGTAACTTACAGAGGCCATATTGAGGATCAAGCTTTGCTAGAGTTGCATATCCAATACTCTGCatgattttgtattattttcagACAAACTAAGAAATTAGTTACTACAAAGAAATAGCAGTGTTGACTGTTTTTGTGACCATTGTAAACTTCCGTGATTACTTGTGTTTTTACCTGAGGAATGCAGAGACTAGCGAGAGTTAGACCCGCCAACAGATCGTTCTTGAAATTTGTTGCCTTGTAGTTCCGGCACCAACAAAATATGGGAAAAATTGCGTGCAGGAATGAAATTACAGTCTTGGAAAGGCTACCCTTGTCCTTGACAGTTGGGAATCTCCTGGCATGAGGCAAAACTGTTTCCCTGACGGAACCCGTGAGCTCTTGCCACAGGCTAGGTGGCTCAGGAGCATTGAGCACCCACTGAGCCTTTTCAGCATGCCCATTCCTCTCAAGGTCATGGATTTCTTGATGACCTGTTTCAATTGCCAGAGAAGCCATGGTTGATTTGAAGTGTTTGGGAAAACTCAAAGAGTCTCTGTCTCCGATAAGTCTCTCAACCTATGGAGATGAAAACATTCAGGCTACAGAATGGTTCGCACAGCACCAAGCTTAGAGAATGGTGTGATGCTAAAGTGCATATGTTACCTTTATACTAGTCTTTATCTTTATATACACAGAAAAGGCAACTTCAAAGGTCGAGGAATTTTTACAAGGAGACCATCCAAGACCTATGATTTGCGAATTTAGGTGGCATAGATGACCTGTGAAAGTGGGGAAATGCAAATTCCTTCCATAAACTACACATGGAGAGTCAAATGTGGTTCCAAGGGAGAGTAAACTCATTGCCCCTGTTAATGATGTTAGACAATGGGTGTTAAAAAGTgtggtagtgattgttttttaaaatgttttttatttaaaaatatattaaaataatattttttttatttttaatatcaacagattaaaataatttaaaaaaacataaaaaaaattattttttttttaattcaaactttGCACAACCCCATTTAAATATGTCAGTCTCCAGACAGAGTCTATTACAATTTAATCGACTATTTATGAAACACAGTTGCCGTCTAAATTTGTTGTAATTGGATTTTCTGACTTTGAAATTAaactgttttataaaatatatatattttcaagaaagactgttttatagaaaacaaaattatttgag is part of the Populus trichocarpa isolate Nisqually-1 chromosome 7, P.trichocarpa_v4.1, whole genome shotgun sequence genome and encodes:
- the LOC112328192 gene encoding sulfate transporter 2.1; amino-acid sequence: MASLAIETGHQEIHDLERNGHAEKAQWVLNAPEPPSLWQELTGSVRETVLPHARRFPTVKDKGSLSKTVISFLHAIFPIFCWCRNYKATNFKNDLLAGLTLASLCIPQSIGYATLAKLDPQYGLYTSVIPPLIYAVMGTSRDIAIGPVAVVSLLLSSMIPKLEDPEANPILYRNLVLTTTFFAGIFQAAFGLFRLGFLVDFLSHAAIVGFVAGAAIVIGLQQMKGLLGITHFTNKTDVISVMEAIWRAVHHSWNPHNFILGCSFLTFILITRFVGRRNRKLFWLPAIAPLISVVLSTLLVYLTRADKHGVMIIKHIKRGLNPSSVHQLQFNNPHIGEVAKIGLIVAVVALTEAIAVGRSFASIKGYHINGNQEMVAMGFMNILGSFTSCYVATGSFSRSAVNFSAGCETAMSNIVMAITVIISLELFTRLLYYTPIAILAAIILSALPGLVDLHEAYNIWKIDKLDFLACAGAFIGVLFASVEIGLLAAVTISFVKIIIISIRPGAEVLGRLPETDIFCDVDQYPMAAKNPQVLIIRVKSGLLCFANANFVKEKIMKLATEEEEGSKGKRTIQVVILDMSNLMNIDVSGITSLVELHKNLASSGMELAITNPKWQVIHKLRVANVVTKIGGRVFLTIGEAVDACLGAKMAAV
- the LOC7456925 gene encoding protein NEN4 is translated as MESSSPYPVGSPEIVVFDLETTVPNRAGQRFRVLEFGAITVCPRKLVELDSYSTLIRPKDLSAVALKSGRCDGITRGAVSNAPAFEEVADKIFSILNGRIWAGHNIQRFDCVRIKEAFAEIGKPAPVPAGMIDSLGVLTERFGRRAGNMKMATLAAYFGLGKQKHRSLDDVRMNLEVLKHCATVLFLESCLPSVSNAKWCNPSTIVTRSRSNGKLPCREENSRKSPPTTLG